Proteins encoded together in one Quercus lobata isolate SW786 chromosome 3, ValleyOak3.0 Primary Assembly, whole genome shotgun sequence window:
- the LOC115979574 gene encoding uncharacterized protein LOC115979574, whose translation MYPSHPSLGNERNQMGESPLFLAALHGKTDIFLCLHHICSEHLDNSYYRRNGGETILHCAIKRECWDLAYRILLQHKTLVESVDEHGILPLNLIADKPAAFRSGCHLGWWNEIMYHCIPVDVLKPIDPEQMIEGCKGKCLPKEKRLAKAGKQM comes from the exons ATGTATCCATCACATCCATCTTTGGGGAATGAACGTAACCAGATGGGTGAGAGCCCTTTATTCTTGGCCGCTCTTCATGGTAAAACAGACATATTCCTTTGTCTCCATCACATCTGTAGTGAACATCTAGACAATTCCTACTATAGGAGAAATGGTGGAGAGACTATTCTACACTGTGCCATCAAGAGGGAGTGTTGGG ATTTGGCATATCGGATACTTCTTCAGCACAAAACCCTTGTTGAGTCTGTGGACGAGCATGGAATCTTGCCTCTAAATCTCATAGCAGATAAGCCTGCCGCCTTCAGAAGTGGTTGCCACCTTGGGTGGTGGAACGAGATCATGTATCATt GTATACCTGTTGATGTGCTCAAGCCAATCGATCCAGAGCAAATGATTGAAGGATGCAAGGGCAAA TGTTTACCAAAGGAAAAGCGCTTAGCAAAGGCTGGAAAGCAGATGTAG